A genomic window from Streptomyces sp. NBC_00234 includes:
- a CDS encoding ATP-binding protein codes for MIGRERELAALRAVLLDPPVIVLVEGEAGIGKSRLVQELLATHTPARQRVLLATCPAVRQPFTLGPVVDAIRPATEDVAGLGLSGLAGALRPLFPEWASALPPAPDPAEDAAAARHRLFRAIEEILERLEIGLLAVEDVHWADEATLEFLLFLASRQRQRVSLLVSYRPEEIAPDSLLLRLTSRQPVGAARLRLTLEPLDVHGTAEMVSSMLGGERVSDEFATFLHDRTDGLPLAIEESVRLMWNRADLTRRGDSWVRHRPSEIDVPPTVRDAVLERSARLGPAAQAALRAAAVLTAPAPEGAVVEVMAPEGDPASRLAGLAEAVGSGLLREDASGLVSFRHMLACRAVYEAIPAPQRRAMHLRVAHVLEGATPSPVAQLARHFREAGDMTAWCRYAEQSADLALASGDDATAVVLLHDLLTNADLPPADVVRLTSKVPFALLSGHERYRELMDALRLVLDTGEPAPNEAAEIRFHVARLLQQMEAFEQSRIEAECALPDLGHDPAKAARAMMFLGLPYGTTTPAAEHLRWLRRVAQVPASMAPRDRMKIRVGRASGLLLLGEEEGWAEAALIADDASTTEERQDITIGRLNVGHMALIWGRYPEARRLLTRAVGLADRYEYLKLRRVGQATLAQLDWLTGAWDGLADRAGSLAGDEELLQPVSRLAPAMVTGLLYAARGDRDRADACLRLVLEQADRHGGAEHSVEPAGALARLRLGAGRIDDVLELTDKPIRFLEHKGTWIWATELAPVRAEALFMAGRSDEAGDLVDAFAAGVRDRRAPGPHAAVSTCRAILAQYQSDPLGAAELFARAADAWQDLPRPYDALLSRERQADCLLRADRSDAALSILAETFQGLSTLGARRDAERVMHTLRAHGAEVKRPSWQGGRRSYGNQLSPRERDVVRLLVGGRTNREIAGVLVLSPKTVARHVGAAMRKLEVSSRTALAVRVVEAGAVIDDPAVEGR; via the coding sequence TTGATCGGACGCGAGCGCGAGCTCGCCGCCCTGAGGGCCGTGCTGTTGGACCCGCCGGTGATCGTGCTGGTCGAGGGCGAGGCCGGGATTGGTAAGAGCCGGCTGGTCCAGGAGCTGCTCGCGACGCATACCCCGGCCCGGCAGCGGGTACTGCTGGCGACCTGCCCGGCCGTTCGGCAGCCCTTCACGCTCGGTCCGGTGGTGGACGCGATCCGACCGGCGACCGAGGATGTCGCCGGGCTCGGCCTGAGCGGGTTGGCGGGGGCGCTCCGGCCGTTGTTCCCCGAGTGGGCGTCGGCGCTGCCGCCGGCACCCGACCCGGCGGAAGACGCGGCAGCGGCACGGCACCGGCTGTTCCGGGCCATCGAGGAGATCCTCGAACGGCTCGAGATCGGGTTGCTCGCGGTGGAGGACGTGCACTGGGCAGATGAGGCCACCCTGGAGTTTCTGCTGTTCCTGGCATCACGCCAAAGGCAACGGGTCAGCCTGCTCGTGAGTTACCGTCCGGAGGAGATCGCGCCGGACTCCCTGCTGCTGCGGTTGACGTCGCGCCAACCGGTGGGAGCGGCGCGGCTGCGGCTGACGTTGGAGCCGCTGGATGTCCACGGGACTGCCGAAATGGTGTCCTCGATGCTCGGTGGGGAACGGGTTTCCGACGAGTTCGCGACCTTCCTGCACGACCGGACCGATGGGCTTCCGCTCGCGATCGAGGAGTCCGTCCGGCTGATGTGGAACCGCGCCGACCTGACCAGGCGGGGTGATTCCTGGGTGCGGCACCGGCCGAGTGAGATCGACGTACCGCCCACGGTGCGGGATGCCGTGCTGGAACGCAGTGCCCGGCTCGGCCCCGCGGCGCAGGCGGCGCTGCGCGCGGCCGCCGTACTCACGGCCCCCGCCCCCGAGGGCGCCGTCGTCGAGGTGATGGCGCCGGAAGGCGATCCGGCGAGCCGGCTGGCAGGCCTGGCGGAGGCAGTGGGTTCAGGGCTGCTGAGGGAGGATGCGAGCGGGCTGGTCTCGTTCCGGCACATGCTGGCGTGCCGCGCGGTGTACGAGGCGATTCCTGCGCCGCAGCGACGGGCGATGCACCTGCGTGTCGCGCACGTCCTCGAAGGCGCCACCCCGTCCCCGGTCGCCCAGCTGGCGCGCCACTTCCGGGAGGCCGGCGACATGACGGCATGGTGCCGGTACGCGGAACAGTCTGCCGACCTCGCCCTGGCCTCGGGTGACGATGCGACGGCGGTCGTCCTGCTGCACGATCTGCTCACCAACGCCGATCTGCCGCCCGCCGACGTGGTCCGGCTGACCAGTAAAGTTCCGTTCGCTCTGCTCAGCGGGCACGAAAGATACCGCGAACTGATGGACGCCCTCCGCCTCGTGCTGGACACCGGTGAGCCGGCGCCGAACGAGGCAGCGGAGATCCGCTTCCATGTGGCCCGTCTGCTGCAGCAGATGGAGGCGTTCGAGCAGTCGCGGATCGAGGCGGAATGCGCGCTGCCCGACCTCGGGCACGACCCGGCGAAGGCGGCCCGCGCGATGATGTTCCTCGGCCTGCCGTACGGGACGACGACACCGGCGGCCGAACACCTCAGGTGGCTGCGGCGCGTGGCGCAGGTGCCGGCCTCGATGGCGCCGCGGGACCGGATGAAGATCCGGGTCGGACGGGCGAGCGGGCTGTTGCTGCTCGGTGAGGAGGAGGGGTGGGCGGAGGCGGCGTTGATCGCCGATGACGCGTCCACCACCGAGGAGAGGCAGGACATTACGATCGGCCGACTCAACGTCGGGCACATGGCGCTGATCTGGGGAAGGTACCCGGAGGCAAGGCGGTTGCTCACGCGCGCCGTTGGCCTGGCCGACAGGTATGAGTACCTGAAGCTTCGCAGGGTCGGGCAGGCGACGCTGGCTCAGCTGGACTGGCTCACCGGGGCCTGGGACGGGCTGGCCGACCGGGCCGGATCGCTGGCCGGTGACGAGGAACTCCTGCAGCCGGTCAGTCGCCTGGCGCCGGCCATGGTCACCGGCTTGCTGTACGCGGCCCGCGGTGATCGGGACCGAGCGGACGCGTGCCTGCGGCTCGTCCTCGAACAGGCGGACCGCCATGGCGGGGCGGAGCACTCCGTCGAACCTGCCGGCGCCCTGGCCAGGCTTCGGCTCGGCGCCGGCCGGATCGATGATGTGCTGGAGTTGACCGACAAGCCGATCCGGTTCCTGGAACACAAAGGCACCTGGATCTGGGCCACCGAACTCGCCCCGGTACGGGCCGAGGCGCTGTTCATGGCCGGCCGCTCCGACGAAGCCGGCGACCTGGTCGACGCTTTCGCAGCGGGAGTGCGCGATCGCCGTGCACCTGGCCCGCACGCCGCCGTGTCGACCTGCAGGGCGATCCTGGCCCAGTATCAAAGCGATCCCCTCGGCGCCGCCGAACTGTTCGCGCGTGCCGCCGACGCGTGGCAGGACCTCCCGCGGCCGTACGACGCCCTGCTCAGCCGCGAGCGACAGGCCGACTGTCTGCTGCGTGCGGACCGGTCGGATGCGGCGCTCTCCATTCTTGCGGAGACCTTCCAGGGGTTGTCCACCCTCGGCGCTCGTCGCGATGCCGAGCGCGTCATGCATACGCTGCGTGCACACGGTGCCGAGGTGAAGCGTCCGTCGTGGCAGGGTGGGCGGCGAAGCTACGGCAATCAACTGTCTCCCCGGGAGCGCGACGTGGTCCGGCTGCTCGTCGGGGGCCGGACCAACCGGGAGATCGCTGGTGTCCTCGTCCTGTCGCCGAAGACGGTCGCGCGGCACGTGGGAGCAGCGATGCGCAAACTCGAGGTGTCGTCCCGGACGGCGCTGGCCGTGAGGGTCGTCGAAGCCGGCGCCGTCATCGATGACCCGGCCGTCGAGGGCCGCTAG
- a CDS encoding AraC family transcriptional regulator ligand-binding domain-containing protein: MVSLLELSAADSGREDFGPRMSELRQLGSLGPISRALREEPHVRSVLELLLRHEHMYKEALLLPIPGSPPRAAQRAAAPSGCALEVSSRTAPAVRVVEAGVVIDDLAVDGRWGLSLGSCRARGVRPDPNESP; encoded by the coding sequence GTGGTCAGTCTGCTGGAACTCTCGGCGGCCGACTCCGGCCGTGAGGACTTCGGCCCGCGGATGTCCGAGCTCCGGCAACTCGGCAGTCTCGGCCCCATCAGCCGCGCCCTCCGCGAGGAACCGCACGTCCGCAGTGTGCTGGAGCTGCTGCTGCGCCATGAACACATGTACAAGGAGGCACTGCTGTTGCCAATCCCAGGTTCTCCGCCTCGGGCCGCTCAGCGCGCCGCCGCACCATCAGGGTGCGCACTCGAGGTGTCGTCCCGGACGGCGCCGGCCGTGAGGGTCGTCGAAGCCGGCGTCGTCATCGATGACCTGGCCGTCGACGGCCGCTGGGGCCTCTCGTTGGGATCATGCCGGGCTCGCGGGGTCCGGCCTGATCCGAACGAAAGCCCCTAG